The Triticum urartu cultivar G1812 chromosome 6, Tu2.1, whole genome shotgun sequence genome includes the window CCTGCTTTCTCATCTGAAGGCAAGCCTCCTGGAAAAGCAGCAAAGGGGCGCAGAGACCTAGCACTATGTAGGATATTCCGCCAGAACACATGTTGTGACGTGACTCAGACATTTCCTGCCCTGCTTTCAGTGCGAAAGCTCTCGTCAACTGGTGAAGGTAGTGGAGAATGCCTTCATTTGTGGGAGTTGCTCGAGTGCTCAGTTTGTGATCCACGAGTTGGTGTCAGGCCTGGACCTCCTGTTATATGTGCATCATTCTGTGACATGGTTTTCGAAGCTTGCTCGGAGGCATACTTCTCCATTGATATGAAAACACAGGTAAACACCCATTGCTGGTGTTTTGTGAGCGTGAGTTATGTCTCGACTGAAACTATCTGGATGTCAAAGCATTACTGTTGTGCAAGTACACGTGCAGTTACCAGATTGAGCTTGATATTTTTCGTAGTCAGATCATAGCTTAGGCAATCATGTCTAATCTATGTCCATTCAGTACATTCTCCCTCCGTtctatggaacggagggagtagctattAATACCGCAGAAATTAGTTTTTCTTGTGTTTGTCGAAATCTGTTGTAGCTAACAAATCTTTTTGTCGGTATGATTTCACAGTTTGATTACTGATATGCTCTCTTACGGTTATCCCAGGCCTTATCTCCTTGTGGTTTAGGTGACATCCTTTGTGGCAAAGCACATAAGTGGGTTTCTAACGGCACAGAGCTATGTCGCCTTGCTGGTTTCTCTGTGCAAGTTTCTGATGCCGGTCTTAGTGAAGTTGACGAAACCTTCTGCTATGGCGGGAAAGCAAGTTTGGATTCCATATCCCATACATGGACGTCTTCAAAAGATCGTCCAGTATTACATGGTATGGCCTCTTGGCATCTTGAAGATTTTCAGATATGGGCAAAAGAAATGCCTGTCGGTGAAAGAATTTCGTGGGCAGTCGGAGGAATGGTTCTTACAGCAGGCCTTATTTTTATCAGGTATTTTGATATTTCCTTCTCTCTCTAAATATTCTAGATTTTTTGGCCAGAAATATATTTTGAAGCGTTTTTTAATATAGCATACCTCTATAAGTGATATGTGGAGTGAAAATTAGATTTATTTGTGCAGTCTTGCATTTTCCTGTCATGGATTGCTAGATTGGTGCTGGGGTTAAACCGGTTCCTGGTTGACATACCACCTTCTCTATGAACCTAAACTTTTCTTCATCTGTGATGTGCAGCAAAAGAGAGGGCTACAGCCGTCGTCGTAAGCAAGCTTCTGTCGCTCAAACTGTAAGAAAAAAATGGAATCGGGAGCTAACCTGCAGCAACTGAAGCGATGCTAGGAAGACATAGGCACCTGTAGCATTACTAATAGATGATTTCTTGGATTTGTATTTTGCCGCTCTGTGGTTATATTCTGATCAACTATGAAAGATTGGTTGTTAGACTGTGTCCTCCCTATCCTGGTGCTTTGGTACAACCACCTTTTCTCAATGTTGTGTGAAAGAAAAGCTGAAGAGGTCTTTGAATTGTTGTCGAGATTCTTTCTTAATGCAGTTTTTTACTTTGGCTCGAGTATCTGTATATACTGTCAGAGTATTCGGAAATGAATTCCGCAGAGGTTATTCCTCAAGCGTCTTTACTGACGCTTAACTATTTTGTGCAAAGTCTGTCCATCTATTATAAGCATAATGTTGACCGTACATTATATAGTCAGTTATTTGTTCCAAATGGACCCTAAATAATTTTTAAGAAACATGATACCTAGTACCAGAGTTGTACACCATGAAGAGTTGCTCATGCAGTGTGTATGTGTTCATCAATGAGACAATGACACAATGACAATGCGCAAGGTTTTTTCTCATTAAAGAACTAATCCTTCAACAAACACAAAATGGTACTCCCTCCGgccacaaatataagatgttttggatatttcaagATGAACTACATGCAAACTAAAATGAGCGAACAAAGACACAAAAACATATCTTTCCCTATCTCCAACCATAAATTGACACATCCATCCGTAATCATGATTCCGTAAAGTTTGTTCGTTGGTGTAGCAACTCTAATAAAAAGAACACACTTCATTATTTTCCTCCATACGCCAAACCAACTAGCACGTAAATAATTTTCACAATTTAATAAAAATTATCATGTAGAAATAAAACATGTACAACCCCAAGAACATAAGCGGCGCAGCAAAGCACGCACTGCCCTTCTAGTTATTGGTTATTTTACGATGCCAAACAAAAAAATGTTGCAGCCATTTGACAAATGAAAAACAACTGTGGAAATTCCTGTTTCCTAGCAACTAATGAAATGAACAGACTGTCGCAACTCACATCTTTATACAAAGAGTAAAGAATATAGCTTTGTGGTGTGTTCCCACGCAAgatatactactccctccgttcacaaatataagatatTCTAACCTTTTTTGAACCAGACGTATATAGAGTGGCCCAACGGTGAGAACAGGGAGGTGATTGATGGGAGAGTGTTTGGTATGACCAATCTGTAGTGAATCGTACATGAGTGTatcattttcttttttttattgTGATGTTTGGGTGGTTTTTTTTGACCATGTGATTGGAGGGTGTCTTTTAACTAATACAAATACATAAATACATGAGAGTTTACCTTCGTTGTTGGCCGCGTGTGTTATATTGATGCTAAACATGTCATAGGCAGTACTTTCTTTTTGTCAACAAAGGCACACACCACCCAGACACTTATCAAGGGACCCATTTATCGAGAGATCCCACCACGAAGCCCAGGTCAACAACCCAATTAATCTAAATTGAAGACTCAGTTGAATGAGGAGACTTTAAAATTTGGGAGCTTAATAAAGTTAATAAAGTTAGAGAATTCATTGCCACaaccaaggattgaccaagtcaAAATCAAGGCATTAGAACTGTATACCCCAATCGAACGGGAGAGCTCCAAAATTACGGAGCATAGTGTATTAAAAATgaatgagagaaatccttgtgAAATTGTTGACCTGGTTAAAATCGGGTGACCCAATCCCAATTAGAGACCTCAATTGAATGTGGACTATTTAAAACTAAGGAGCATAGTGTTATAGAGTATATATGGCTGTGTGCGTATGCAGAGGCCAAGGGTCATTCCCTCTttctgaaatagaaaaaccttcGTGAAGCCATGTATCTGCTCTATCCATCAGCCCTTGACAAGCTATTAAAAAAACTCATATGCGCAACCGTTTTTACCAGTAATCACCGCAAGAACATGCCCCATCACTGAAATGATGGAACCTGTTGATGTCTCTGATGATAATCTCCCTTGAAACGATCTTTGAAACGATCTTGAATGCGACGTGGCAATCTCTGCATATGCGCAGGTTTTTCTTGACCCTAATGGGCGCTCCAGGTGGGGTGCTGATCAACGCAAATGCGACGGCCAGCCTCTCACTGTGATGAGAAAGAAGCAACTCCTTTTCGCTCTTGTCTACATCATGGAGATCAACCTCTAGATTCGGAACATAACCAGCTTTGCTCATCAGATCTCCCAGTTCTTCTAGCTTTGCGTATATGTCCCTTGCCCTTGGGTGGCTCTTGTCACCCACAATGAAAGTATGCACCCTGTCCTTTAATTCAACCCAGCTCATGGCAGGCTCCTTCTTGACCTTACTCTCTTTCATCAATTTTCTCACCTTAGCCACCTCGTCCCACATGCCTGCAGATGCATACGTGTTTGCGAGCAACACATGTGTGCCCGACTTCTCTGGCTCCAGGATGAAGAGCTTTTCAGCTGCCAGCTTTCCCAGTTCTGGATCTCGGTGTACTCTTGAGGCTGCAAGTAGTGCCCCCCAAACTGCGGCACTGGCTTGAAACGGCATGCTGTTGACAAGCTCCATTGCATCATCTAGTTTACCGGCACGCCCAAGAAGATCAATCATGCACGAGTAGTGCTCCTCCGTCCTGTCAATTCCAAACATCTCCTTCATTGAACTGAAGTACCGCTTGGCCTCATCAACAAGCCCTGCATGGTTACAAGCACAGAGAACACTAGTCAGAGTGATGTGGTTTGGAGCAATGCGCTCATCAACCATCCTGCGGAACACATCTAATGCTCTCTTCCCATGCCCATGTTGTGCTAGCCCTCCGATCATTGCAGACCATGAGACAACTCCCTTCTCTGGTAGTCCAGAGAAGGCCAGATCTGCATCCTCTATGCTCCCGCACTTTGCGTATGTGTACACAAGGGCATTCCCTGCAAAcacatctgtcatgaatttcCTCTTGATCAGGTGAGCATGCACTTGCTTCCCTTGCTCATATGCTGACAAGCTAGCACAAGCATTCAGGAGGCTACTTAGCACAAAGGGATCTGGCTCGAGACCCTTCCTTAGCATCTCCATGAACAACTTTATTGCATCCTCACCATGGTCACACTGTGAGAGTGCTGTGATCATTGATGTAAAAGCTATGATGTTATCAGAACTGTGTTCTTCAAACACTCTATTTGCATAATGGAGGCAATTGCACTTCCAATATGAATCAATAAGACCATTGACGACATGAGAATCAGAAAGGAACCCTATCTTCTCTGCAACAGCATGAACCTGCGTTATGTCACTGATTGCCTCCAAGCTTGCTGTTGACTTGAGAACAGCAGCCAGGGTCGTCCTATTGATGTCAAAACCTTCCTTCCTCATCCTGCAAAAGAGAGACAGTGCCTCGCCATGGCATCCTCCATGAGAGCAACCTGAGATCAGTGCATTCCACAAAACCAAATCCTTTCGAGGGATCCAGTCGAACACCTTCCTCGCATCATCCAAAAGATCATACTTTGCATACATATCCACAAGACCAACACCGATATAGTCATCTGAATCCGCACAGGATTTGATCATGAACCCGTGAATTTGCCGGCCCAGAGTGAATGCACCAGCACCAGGGCAGGCCTTCAGGATGCTGGACAACGTGAACACGTTAGGCACCAGACCTGAAGACTTCATCTGCAGCAACAGCTCCAGTGCATGCTGATCATGTCCATGAAGCACGCACCCAGAAATGAAAGCATTCCACGAGACGACATCCGTCTTGGGTACCTTTCCGAAAACAGCTGCTGCCATATGAATGTCCCCCAGCTTCGAATACATGTCAACCAACGCATTGGCAGTGAAGACGTCCTTGTCATACCCCGTCCTTACCACCATGGCGTGCACCTTCCTGCCGGCTTCCAGATCCCTAGAGCCAGTGCAGGCATTCACGACACAGGAGAACCCAAACTCGTTCGGCCGTACCCCGCCCCACACCATCTCGCCAAACAGCTCGACGGCATCGCTGCATCGGTCATTCTTGACGAAAGCCGACATCAGGCCGTTCCAAGACACGGCGTTCCGGTCGCGGGCGGCCTCGTCGAACACCCTCCTCGCCTCGTCCACAAAGCCAAACCCACCGTACATGGCGACGAGCGCGTTGGCGACGAAGATGTCCCCGCTGAGCCCCGTGGAGACCGCGACCGCATGCACCTGCACGCCGAGCCCGGCGTCCGGCGCGCACTTGAGCACGATGGGGAGCGCGAACTCGTTGCAGCGGACGCCTCGCGCGCGCATGGCCCGGAACGCCGCGAGCGCGTCCCGGGGCAGCCCATTGTTGGAGTAGGCGGTGACGAGCGAGGACCAGGAGACGTGGCACGGGTCCGGGGTTTCGTCGAACACCCTGCGGGCGCTGCCGGGGAGGCGGCACTTGGAGTAGAAGGAGAGGAGGTGGTTGCGGAAGGCGCCGAGGAGGCCGGACTTGAGGAGGTGGGCGTGGATGTGGGCTCCCAGGAGCAGAGACTGCGAGGCGGCGTAGCGGGCGAGGAGCGGGCTGATGCTCTCCGGGCTTCTCATCGGAAGGGCATTCTGTTCTAACAAACAGAAACAGGGGCGCCGCCGCAACGGGAAGGTCGAGGCACGGAGGGGGAACTGTTGGTCTGTTTGGGTCCTCCGGACTGAAAAGTTGACCCAATAAGATGATCCCAATGGACAAAGCATTTGCTTGTTGTCAGCTTGCTGTCAGTCCCGACCTTAACTGAGTCTAAATCTAAGCCACAAATAGGTCTACGACGAACAAAAATGGACGCTCATGTCGCCTGCTCGTGCCCTCACGTGTCTAGCCTGGTCCCACGTATCAGCAACCTGCACTAGCAGTTCGGCCTCTGCCTCCACAACCGACGTGACGAGGCGGCCGGTGCAGGCCGCCGCCGCACTCACCGGCAAGGGCCGTCGCCTCTTGTTTTGATCTTGGCGGGGAGCAGCAACAAGATCTCCGGCGGCAGCCTAGAGGAGCTCGGCAGCGGCGCACCTCCTTTCTGCTGGTGCGGGCGGCCCGAAGGAGCTCGGCAGCGGCGCATCTCCTTTCTGTTGCTACTTCACTAGAGCAGGGCAGCCCGAAGGAGCTCGGCGGCGGCGCACCTTCTTTCTGTTGCCACTTCACTGGTGCAGGGCAGCCGGGAGGAGCTTGGCGGCGGCGCACCTCCTTTCTGCTGCGGAGCGCTGTGGGACCTATTTGATATAACTCTttttttgcggcgtgtttgttgggatccgatgaactttgagtttatgatcagatctatatccatgaatattatttgggtcttctttgatctcttatatgcatgattatttatagcctcatattttttctttgaatctttggtttagttaggccggttagattgatttttcttgccattGGAATAGATGCTGTGTGATGGGTTTGACcgtgcggtgttctttcccagtgacagaaggggcagcaagacacacatatatcgttgctattaaggataacaagatgggggctatttctacataaatagatctcgTCTATATCATTTCATCGTTCTTATTACATTACTCCGTTTCTGTATGAACTTATTAcactagatgcatactggataacggtcgatgtgtgtagtatagtagtagatgcatgcaggagtcggtctacgaatcttggacgtgatgcctatatattgatcattgccttggatatcgtcatgactattcgattttctatcaattgcccaacagtaatttgtttacccaccgtgtgctatttttgagagaagccactaatgaaatctacggccccggggtctattatttatcatatttgccttgagatatatttttatttgcttttgttttcagatctgttattccaaaaacccaaaaataccttgctgcacttttttgtTACCGAGTTTATTTCACCTCTattcgagatctatttatccaatctatcataAATTTATTCCGTCATCTTGACAATTTCCAACACCGTTACCCgtaaaagggattgacaacccctcataagcgtcgggttgcaagtatttgttttttgtgtgcaggtaccgtttatatagtgttgcttggttctcctactgaatttataaccttggtttcataactgagggaaataacTGCTGTAGCTGTACTGGATCACCCCtttctctttggggaaataccgacgtagttcaagcgacatcaaaaggaatttctggcg containing:
- the LOC125513674 gene encoding pentatricopeptide repeat-containing protein At4g14850-like, with product MRSPESISPLLARYAASQSLLLGAHIHAHLLKSGLLGAFRNHLLSFYSKCRLPGSARRVFDETPDPCHVSWSSLVTAYSNNGLPRDALAAFRAMRARGVRCNEFALPIVLKCAPDAGLGVQVHAVAVSTGLSGDIFVANALVAMYGGFGFVDEARRVFDEAARDRNAVSWNGLMSAFVKNDRCSDAVELFGEMVWGGVRPNEFGFSCVVNACTGSRDLEAGRKVHAMVVRTGYDKDVFTANALVDMYSKLGDIHMAAAVFGKVPKTDVVSWNAFISGCVLHGHDQHALELLLQMKSSGLVPNVFTLSSILKACPGAGAFTLGRQIHGFMIKSCADSDDYIGVGLVDMYAKYDLLDDARKVFDWIPRKDLVLWNALISGCSHGGCHGEALSLFCRMRKEGFDINRTTLAAVLKSTASLEAISDITQVHAVAEKIGFLSDSHVVNGLIDSYWKCNCLHYANRVFEEHSSDNIIAFTSMITALSQCDHGEDAIKLFMEMLRKGLEPDPFVLSSLLNACASLSAYEQGKQVHAHLIKRKFMTDVFAGNALVYTYAKCGSIEDADLAFSGLPEKGVVSWSAMIGGLAQHGHGKRALDVFRRMVDERIAPNHITLTSVLCACNHAGLVDEAKRYFSSMKEMFGIDRTEEHYSCMIDLLGRAGKLDDAMELVNSMPFQASAAVWGALLAASRVHRDPELGKLAAEKLFILEPEKSGTHVLLANTYASAGMWDEVAKVRKLMKESKVKKEPAMSWVELKDRVHTFIVGDKSHPRARDIYAKLEELGDLMSKAGYVPNLEVDLHDVDKSEKELLLSHHSERLAVAFALISTPPGAPIRVKKNLRICRDCHVAFKIVSKIVSREIIIRDINRFHHFSDGACSCGDYW